The proteins below come from a single Psychrobacter sp. FDAARGOS_221 genomic window:
- the rpoC gene encoding DNA-directed RNA polymerase subunit beta': MKDLLDIMKSPADNGKREFDSIQISLAAPETIKSWSHGEVKKPETINYRTFKPERDGLFCAKIFGPVKDFECLCGKYKRRKFQGVICEKCGVEVTTAKVRRDRMGHIDLASPVAHIWFLKSLPSRIGLLLDMTLRDIERVLYFESYVVTDPGMTSLEKYQLLDDEDYYKALEEFGDEFIAKMGAEAVQDLLKDIDIDLEIDELREEIPNTGSETKLKKMSKRLKLLEAFRDSNNKPEWMVMTILPVLPPDLRPLVPLEGGRFATSDLNDLYRRVINRNNRLKRLLELNAPDIIVRNEKRMLQESVDALLDNGRRGRAITGSNKRPLKSLADMIKGKQGRFRQNLLGKRVDYSGRSVIVVGPTLRLHQCGLPKKMALELFKPFTYSKLLSHGMATTIKQAKKMVEREEPQVWDMLAMVIREHPVLLNRAPTLHRLGLQAFEPVLIEGKAIQLHPLVCTAFNADFDGDQMAVHVPLTLEAQLEARTLMMSTNNILSPANGDPIIVPSQDVVLGLYYISRSSINAKGEGMIFATVNEALRAIGSNDLHVNAKIKVRVTETTIAEDDTETKKTELKDTVAGRLLIWNIMPKGMKFEECNVEMTKKNISKLMNSCYRTRGVKESVIFADQLMYLGFAQATLSGVSIGIEDMVIPPIKKDLLEAADAEVREIEQQFEQGFVTAGERYNKVVDIWSRTNDKVAKAMMDNLATDIVINAQGEEEEQKSFNSIFIMSDSGARGSAAQIRQLAGMRGLMAKPDGSIIETPIKANFREGLSVLQYFISTHGARKGLADTALKTANSGYLTRRLVDVAQDLVITENDCGTDKGVRMTPHIQGGEIIEKLGDRVLGRVVARDVISREDEVLLPAGTLIDEHGVQVIDNNGIDEVWVRSVITCDVPHGVCAQCYGRDLARGHKVNIGESVGVMAAQSIGEPGTQLTMRTFHVGGAASSTSVDNSISARNTGFIRFHNMKTVEHVDGHLVIVSRSAEIGIADDVGRERERYKVPYGSSVLVKDGDEVSSGQAIAKWDPHTHPIITEFAGKARFSDIIDGSTATVKIDEATGMSSFEILGAKDRPSNAKDLRPAIILDTTEGKEVVYFLPAETIIRVSDGADVTAGSVLGRVPQATSGTKDITGGLPRVADLFEARRPKDHAIMAEMSGVVSFGTSTKGKNRFIITNEDGEVHEELIPKWRQINVFENETVARGEVIADGPLNPHDILRLQGETALANYIVDEVQDVYRLQGVKINDKHIEVIIRQMLRKVEITDPGDSNYFKGDQAEYADVKALNEKLLAEDKFPVQFERQLLGITKASLATESFISAASFQETTRVLTAAAVTGKVDELRGLKENVVVGRLIPAGTGLAYHAARKKAKEGKPAYDVESALDAAFDLEASSSAQDFRSFDEAFAQELSQDKPAQ; encoded by the coding sequence TTGAAAGATTTACTCGATATTATGAAAAGCCCTGCCGACAACGGCAAACGTGAGTTTGATAGCATTCAAATTTCATTGGCTGCTCCTGAGACTATTAAGTCATGGTCACATGGTGAAGTAAAAAAACCAGAGACCATTAACTATCGTACCTTTAAACCTGAACGTGATGGTCTATTCTGTGCCAAAATCTTTGGTCCAGTAAAAGACTTTGAATGTTTATGTGGTAAATATAAGCGCCGCAAATTCCAAGGCGTGATTTGTGAAAAATGTGGTGTAGAAGTTACTACTGCTAAAGTTCGTCGTGACCGTATGGGCCACATCGACCTTGCTAGCCCAGTGGCACACATTTGGTTCTTAAAATCATTACCAAGCCGCATCGGTTTATTACTTGATATGACACTACGTGATATCGAGCGCGTATTGTATTTTGAAAGCTATGTGGTAACCGATCCAGGTATGACTTCATTAGAGAAGTATCAACTTCTTGACGATGAAGACTACTACAAAGCACTAGAAGAATTTGGTGATGAATTCATCGCTAAAATGGGTGCTGAAGCCGTTCAGGATCTTCTAAAAGACATCGATATCGATTTAGAAATTGATGAGCTACGTGAAGAGATTCCTAACACAGGCTCAGAGACTAAGCTTAAGAAAATGTCTAAGCGTCTTAAGTTGTTAGAAGCATTCCGTGATTCTAATAATAAGCCTGAGTGGATGGTAATGACCATCTTACCAGTATTACCACCAGATTTACGTCCACTGGTTCCGCTAGAAGGTGGCCGTTTTGCAACGTCTGATCTAAACGACTTATATCGTCGTGTAATCAACCGTAACAACCGTTTGAAGCGTTTATTAGAGCTTAACGCACCTGACATTATCGTACGTAACGAAAAACGTATGCTACAAGAGTCAGTGGATGCGTTACTAGATAACGGTCGTCGTGGTCGTGCTATTACTGGCAGCAACAAGCGTCCATTAAAATCGCTTGCTGACATGATTAAAGGTAAGCAAGGTCGTTTCCGTCAGAACTTACTAGGTAAGCGTGTTGACTATTCTGGTCGTTCGGTAATCGTTGTGGGCCCAACCCTACGTCTACATCAGTGTGGTCTGCCTAAGAAAATGGCACTTGAGTTATTCAAGCCATTTACTTACTCAAAATTATTATCACACGGTATGGCGACAACCATTAAGCAAGCTAAGAAAATGGTTGAGCGTGAAGAGCCACAAGTTTGGGATATGCTGGCCATGGTTATCCGTGAGCATCCAGTACTTCTAAACCGTGCACCAACACTGCACAGATTGGGTCTACAAGCGTTCGAGCCTGTACTAATTGAAGGTAAAGCCATCCAGCTTCACCCACTAGTTTGTACCGCGTTTAACGCTGACTTCGACGGTGACCAAATGGCAGTACACGTGCCATTGACCTTAGAAGCTCAGCTTGAAGCTCGTACCTTAATGATGTCGACCAACAACATCTTGTCACCAGCCAACGGTGATCCGATTATTGTACCGTCACAAGACGTTGTATTGGGTCTGTACTACATCAGCCGCTCGTCAATTAACGCCAAAGGCGAAGGCATGATCTTCGCAACCGTTAACGAAGCGTTGCGTGCGATTGGTTCAAACGACTTACACGTGAATGCAAAAATTAAAGTACGTGTGACTGAGACCACCATTGCTGAAGATGATACAGAAACTAAGAAAACAGAATTAAAAGACACCGTTGCCGGTCGTTTATTAATCTGGAACATCATGCCAAAAGGTATGAAGTTTGAAGAGTGTAACGTAGAGATGACTAAGAAAAACATCTCTAAGCTAATGAACTCTTGTTACCGTACTCGTGGTGTGAAAGAAAGTGTTATCTTCGCTGACCAATTGATGTACCTAGGTTTTGCTCAAGCAACGCTATCTGGTGTGTCTATCGGTATTGAAGACATGGTCATTCCACCAATCAAGAAAGACTTACTAGAAGCGGCTGACGCTGAAGTTCGTGAAATCGAGCAACAGTTCGAACAAGGTTTTGTAACCGCTGGTGAGCGCTATAACAAAGTTGTCGATATTTGGTCACGTACCAACGATAAAGTTGCGAAAGCGATGATGGACAACTTAGCGACTGATATCGTGATTAACGCACAAGGTGAAGAAGAAGAGCAAAAATCATTTAACTCTATCTTCATTATGTCAGACTCTGGTGCTCGTGGTAGTGCGGCCCAGATTCGTCAGTTAGCTGGTATGCGTGGTCTGATGGCTAAGCCGGATGGTTCAATTATTGAAACACCGATTAAAGCGAACTTCCGTGAAGGTCTATCAGTACTTCAGTACTTTATCTCGACTCACGGTGCACGTAAAGGTCTTGCCGATACCGCACTTAAGACAGCGAACTCGGGTTACTTAACGCGTCGTTTGGTTGACGTGGCGCAAGATTTGGTTATCACAGAAAATGATTGTGGTACCGACAAAGGTGTTCGCATGACACCACACATTCAAGGTGGTGAGATCATTGAGAAACTAGGTGACCGCGTATTAGGTCGTGTGGTTGCTCGTGATGTGATTAGCCGTGAAGATGAAGTGTTATTACCTGCTGGTACATTGATCGATGAGCATGGTGTTCAAGTTATCGATAACAACGGTATCGATGAAGTTTGGGTACGCTCAGTGATTACTTGTGATGTACCACATGGTGTTTGTGCCCAGTGTTACGGCCGTGACTTGGCCCGTGGTCACAAAGTGAACATCGGTGAGTCTGTGGGTGTTATGGCCGCTCAATCAATTGGTGAGCCAGGTACTCAGTTAACGATGCGTACATTCCACGTTGGTGGTGCCGCAAGTTCTACGTCAGTAGACAACAGCATTTCAGCACGTAACACAGGTTTCATCCGCTTCCATAACATGAAGACGGTTGAGCACGTGGATGGTCACTTAGTTATCGTGTCACGTTCTGCTGAAATCGGTATTGCTGATGATGTAGGTCGTGAGCGTGAGCGCTATAAAGTACCTTACGGTTCTAGCGTACTTGTGAAAGACGGTGATGAAGTGTCAAGTGGTCAGGCCATTGCAAAATGGGATCCGCACACTCACCCAATTATCACAGAATTCGCTGGTAAAGCCCGCTTTAGCGATATTATCGATGGCTCAACAGCCACTGTTAAGATCGATGAAGCAACGGGTATGAGCTCGTTTGAAATCTTAGGTGCTAAAGACAGACCAAGTAACGCCAAAGACTTACGTCCAGCTATTATTCTAGACACCACTGAAGGTAAAGAAGTGGTTTACTTCTTACCTGCTGAAACTATTATCCGTGTGTCAGATGGTGCAGATGTAACCGCAGGTTCGGTACTAGGCCGTGTACCACAAGCAACGTCAGGTACCAAAGATATTACCGGTGGTCTGCCACGTGTTGCTGACTTGTTCGAAGCACGTCGTCCGAAAGATCACGCTATCATGGCAGAAATGTCAGGTGTGGTTAGCTTCGGTACCTCGACCAAAGGTAAGAACCGCTTCATTATTACCAATGAAGATGGCGAAGTACATGAAGAGTTGATTCCAAAATGGCGTCAAATCAACGTGTTCGAAAACGAAACCGTTGCCCGTGGTGAGGTTATCGCTGATGGTCCATTGAATCCGCATGACATCCTACGTCTACAAGGCGAAACAGCACTTGCTAACTACATCGTTGACGAAGTACAAGACGTTTACCGCTTACAGGGCGTTAAGATCAACGATAAGCACATTGAAGTGATTATCCGTCAGATGTTACGCAAAGTAGAAATCACTGATCCAGGTGATTCAAACTACTTCAAAGGCGACCAAGCAGAATACGCTGATGTGAAAGCATTGAATGAAAAACTACTTGCTGAAGACAAGTTCCCAGTACAGTTTGAGCGTCAGCTGCTAGGTATTACTAAAGCCAGCTTGGCAACAGAAAGCTTCATCTCAGCGGCGTCGTTCCAGGAAACAACGCGTGTTCTAACTGCTGCTGCCGTAACTGGTAAAGTGGATGAGCTACGTGGCCTGAAAGAAAACGTTGTTGTTGGTCGCTTGATCCCAGCAGGTACAGGTCTTGCTTACCATGCGGCACGTAAGAAAGCCAAAGAAGGTAAGCCTGCATATGACGTAGAAAGCGCGTTAGATGCTGCATTTGATCTTGAAGCCAGCAGTTCTGCGCAAGACTTCAGAAGCTTTGACGAAGCCTTTGCTCAAGAGCTAAGCCAAGACAAACCTGCTCAATAA
- the rpoB gene encoding DNA-directed RNA polymerase subunit beta, producing the protein MAYSYTEKKRIRKSFAELPHVMDIPYLLAIQVDSYEQFLQENKKPKARENTGLQAAFSSIFPIESNSNNAELQFVEYYLGAPEFDERECISRGSTYAAPLRVKIRLVIKDKDSKDKNSKAAIKDIREQNVYMGEIPLMTDNGTFIINGTERVIVSQLHRSPGVFFDHDKGKSHSSGKVLYNARIIPYRGSWLDFEFDAKDLVFARIDRRRKLLGTIILRALGMDTQEILDTFFEKVSVYKGEEQFEIDLVADRLRGEMAQFDIVSPDGEVLVEQGKRINARRIRQIEQSGMKKLAVPDEYLYERILAEDIVVNDEVIAKANTLIDHELLVKLSAFEASDSIKEFKILFTNDIDHGTYIADTLRADSTGSREEALIEIYKVMRPGEPPTIDTAEKLFESMFFNADRYDLSNVGRMKFNRRLGRPFENTDDPDIKREQSVLTKEDIIDVLKELINIRNGIGEVDDIDHLGNRRIRSVGEMAENQFRVGLVRVERAVKERLSSAESDNLSPQDLINSKPVAAAVKEFFGSSQLSQFMDQNNPLSEITHKRRISALGPGGLTRERAGFEVRDVHNTHYGRVCPIETPEGPNIGLINSLATFAKTNEFGFLETPYRKVVDGKVTDDIEYLSAIEEVGTVIAQADSELDENGVLAEEMVMVRSGGESVRMPSDKVTHMDVSPSQVVSVAASLIPFLEHDDANRALMGSNMQRQAVPTLRADKPLVGTGMERHVARDSGVCVIARRGGVIEDVDASRIVVRVNEDEMQAGEAGIDIYNLIKYTRSNQNTCINQRIIVNQGDEIAGGDILADGPSTDLGELALGQNMRVAFMPWNGYNFEDSILLSERVVKEDRFTTIHIQELTCVARDTKLGTEEITADIPNVGEAALSALDESGIVYIGAEVDAGDILVGKVTPKGETQLTPEEKLLRAIFGEKAADVKDTSLRVPTSTKGTVIDVQVFTRDGVEKDARAKAIEKSQLDNYRKDLKEELRIFEEAARSRISHILDGHAISGGAGLKSGTVLSESELLEMSLETLLDIQPVEEEIAERMTQIQEFLVDKQKDIDTKFAEKKRKLTAGDDLQHGVQKIVKVYLAVKRRIQPGDKMAGRHGNKGVVSRIMPVEDMPYDENGNPVDIVLNPLGVPSRMNIGQVLETHLGMAAKGLGDKINGMLKAQAAVAELREFLDKIYNKVGGEQVDLDSLTDDDIMALAQNLRNGVPMGTAVFDGAREVQIDELLELAGYSSSGQQTLYDGRTGVKFDRPVTVGYMYMLKLNHLVDDKMHARSTGSYSLVTQQPLGGKAQFGGQRFGEMEVWALEAYGATYTLQEMLTVKSDDVEGRTRMYKNIVDGEQYMDPGMPESFNVLTKEIKSLGINIELKESN; encoded by the coding sequence ATGGCATATTCCTATACTGAAAAAAAACGTATTCGCAAAAGTTTTGCCGAGTTGCCACATGTCATGGATATCCCATATCTGTTGGCAATTCAAGTGGATTCCTATGAGCAATTTTTGCAGGAAAATAAAAAGCCTAAAGCGCGTGAGAATACTGGCCTTCAAGCTGCATTTTCATCTATTTTCCCTATCGAAAGTAACTCTAATAACGCCGAGCTACAATTTGTTGAATATTACTTAGGTGCGCCAGAGTTCGATGAGCGTGAGTGTATTTCTCGTGGCTCAACTTACGCAGCACCATTGCGCGTAAAAATCCGTCTGGTTATCAAAGATAAAGATAGCAAAGACAAAAATAGCAAAGCGGCTATTAAAGACATTCGCGAACAGAATGTATATATGGGTGAAATCCCATTAATGACTGACAACGGTACCTTTATTATTAACGGTACTGAGCGTGTCATCGTATCTCAGCTGCACCGTTCACCAGGTGTGTTCTTTGACCACGATAAAGGTAAGTCACACTCAAGTGGTAAAGTCCTTTATAACGCCCGTATTATCCCTTACCGTGGTTCATGGTTAGACTTCGAGTTTGATGCTAAAGATTTAGTATTTGCTCGTATTGACCGTCGCCGTAAGCTACTAGGTACGATTATTCTTCGTGCACTAGGTATGGATACTCAAGAAATCCTAGATACTTTCTTTGAAAAAGTGTCTGTCTATAAAGGTGAAGAGCAATTCGAAATTGACTTAGTTGCTGATCGTTTACGTGGCGAGATGGCTCAGTTCGATATCGTATCACCAGACGGTGAAGTGTTGGTTGAGCAAGGCAAGCGTATTAATGCGCGTCGTATTCGTCAAATCGAACAGTCTGGCATGAAAAAGCTGGCTGTGCCTGATGAATACTTATATGAGCGTATCCTAGCTGAAGACATCGTTGTTAATGACGAAGTTATCGCTAAAGCCAACACCCTTATTGACCATGAACTATTGGTTAAGCTAAGCGCGTTTGAAGCCAGTGATTCTATCAAAGAATTCAAGATTTTATTCACTAACGATATCGATCATGGTACTTACATCGCTGATACCCTACGTGCAGACAGCACTGGTAGCCGCGAAGAAGCACTAATTGAGATCTATAAAGTGATGCGTCCAGGTGAGCCGCCAACGATTGATACTGCTGAAAAATTATTTGAAAGCATGTTCTTCAATGCCGATCGTTACGACCTATCAAACGTTGGTCGTATGAAATTCAACCGTCGTCTAGGTCGTCCTTTTGAAAACACCGATGATCCAGATATCAAACGTGAGCAAAGCGTTCTAACCAAAGAAGACATCATTGATGTGCTTAAAGAGCTTATCAATATCCGTAATGGTATTGGCGAAGTAGACGATATTGACCACTTAGGTAACCGTCGTATTCGTTCTGTAGGCGAAATGGCAGAGAACCAATTCCGCGTGGGTCTAGTACGTGTTGAGCGTGCAGTTAAAGAGCGTTTAAGCTCTGCTGAGTCTGATAACTTGTCACCTCAAGATTTAATTAACTCTAAGCCTGTAGCGGCTGCGGTTAAAGAATTCTTTGGTTCAAGCCAGTTGTCTCAGTTCATGGACCAAAACAACCCGCTATCAGAGATTACGCACAAACGTCGTATCTCAGCATTAGGCCCAGGTGGTCTAACGCGTGAGCGTGCAGGCTTCGAAGTACGTGACGTTCACAACACTCACTATGGTCGTGTATGTCCGATTGAGACACCTGAAGGTCCAAACATTGGTCTAATTAACTCATTAGCCACTTTCGCTAAGACCAACGAATTTGGTTTCTTAGAAACCCCATATCGTAAAGTTGTTGACGGTAAAGTAACCGACGACATCGAATACTTATCTGCCATTGAAGAAGTAGGCACCGTTATCGCTCAGGCTGACTCTGAGTTAGATGAAAACGGCGTACTAGCTGAAGAAATGGTAATGGTACGTAGTGGTGGTGAATCAGTACGTATGCCAAGCGATAAAGTAACGCATATGGACGTATCGCCAAGCCAGGTTGTATCAGTTGCTGCTAGTTTGATTCCATTCCTAGAGCATGATGATGCTAACCGTGCCTTGATGGGTTCGAACATGCAACGTCAGGCGGTTCCGACACTACGTGCTGATAAGCCGCTAGTAGGTACAGGTATGGAACGTCACGTAGCCCGTGACTCAGGTGTGTGTGTTATCGCACGTCGTGGTGGTGTGATCGAAGACGTTGATGCGTCACGTATCGTTGTTCGTGTAAATGAAGATGAGATGCAAGCCGGTGAAGCGGGTATTGATATTTATAACCTAATTAAATACACCCGTTCTAACCAGAACACTTGTATTAACCAGCGCATCATTGTTAACCAAGGCGACGAAATCGCTGGCGGTGACATCCTAGCTGACGGTCCATCAACTGATTTAGGTGAGTTGGCATTGGGTCAGAACATGCGTGTGGCATTCATGCCATGGAACGGTTACAACTTCGAAGACTCGATCTTGTTATCTGAGCGTGTGGTTAAAGAAGACCGTTTCACCACAATCCACATTCAAGAATTAACTTGTGTGGCGCGTGACACGAAACTAGGTACTGAAGAAATCACTGCTGATATTCCAAACGTTGGTGAAGCAGCTCTATCTGCTCTTGATGAGTCAGGTATTGTTTATATCGGTGCTGAAGTAGACGCTGGTGATATTCTAGTTGGTAAAGTAACGCCTAAAGGTGAAACGCAGCTAACGCCAGAAGAAAAACTACTGAGAGCCATCTTTGGTGAGAAAGCAGCAGACGTTAAAGATACTTCTTTACGTGTGCCAACTTCTACTAAAGGTACGGTTATCGACGTTCAAGTCTTTACCCGTGATGGCGTAGAAAAAGACGCTCGTGCTAAAGCAATCGAGAAGTCACAGTTAGACAACTATCGTAAAGACTTAAAAGAAGAGTTACGTATCTTTGAAGAAGCGGCACGTAGTCGTATCAGTCACATCCTTGATGGTCATGCCATCAGTGGCGGTGCTGGCCTTAAGTCAGGTACGGTACTAAGCGAGTCTGAACTACTAGAAATGTCATTAGAAACATTATTAGACATTCAGCCAGTAGAAGAAGAAATCGCTGAGCGTATGACGCAAATCCAAGAGTTCTTGGTTGATAAGCAAAAAGACATCGACACTAAGTTCGCTGAGAAAAAACGTAAGCTAACTGCTGGTGATGATCTACAGCATGGCGTACAAAAAATCGTTAAAGTATATCTAGCAGTGAAACGTCGTATCCAGCCCGGTGATAAGATGGCGGGTCGTCACGGTAACAAAGGTGTTGTGTCACGCATCATGCCTGTAGAAGATATGCCATACGATGAGAACGGTAACCCAGTTGATATCGTATTGAACCCACTAGGTGTACCATCGCGTATGAACATCGGTCAGGTTCTTGAGACTCACTTAGGTATGGCTGCTAAAGGTCTTGGTGACAAGATTAACGGCATGTTAAAAGCACAAGCTGCTGTTGCTGAGCTACGTGAATTCTTAGATAAGATTTACAATAAAGTAGGCGGTGAGCAAGTTGATTTAGACAGCTTGACTGATGATGATATCATGGCATTGGCTCAAAACTTACGCAATGGTGTGCCTATGGGTACCGCTGTATTTGACGGTGCACGCGAAGTTCAAATTGATGAATTGCTAGAGCTTGCTGGATACTCAAGTTCAGGTCAGCAGACCTTATATGATGGTCGTACAGGTGTTAAGTTTGACCGTCCTGTGACTGTCGGTTACATGTACATGCTGAAACTGAACCACTTGGTTGATGACAAAATGCACGCACGTTCAACGGGTTCATATTCATTAGTAACGCAGCAGCCGCTAGGTGGTAAAGCACAGTTCGGTGGTCAGCGCTTCGGTGAGATGGAAGTGTGGGCACTAGAAGCCTATGGTGCGACTTACACCTTGCAAGAAATGCTAACAGTGAAGTCAGATGATGTTGAAGGTCGTACACGTATGTATAAGAACATTGTTGATGGTGAGCAGTATATGGATCCAGGTATGCCTGAGTCATTTAACGTATTGACTAAAGAGATTAAGTCTCTGGGTATTAATATTGAGCTAAAAGAAAGTAATTAG